GTTCTTGGTTTTAGAAAACGGGGACGTATACGAAGGCGAATCCTTCGGCTACGAAACCCAGTCCGTCGGGGAAATCGTCTTTAATACTTCCATGGCGGGTTACCAGGAAATTCTCACCGATCCTTCCTACGCCAACCAAATCGTAACTCTCACATACCCGATGATCGGGAACTATGGGATCCATCCTGAAAATATGGAATCTGGAAAGATCCAAGCATCGGGAATGATCGTAAAAGAATATGTAGATCGTCCTTCCAACTTCAAAGCGCAAAAGACATTATCTCAATTTTTAAAAGATTATAAAATTCCCGGGATCCAAGGGATCGATACTCGCAAGCTGACCCGTTTCATTCGCACGAACGGAGCTCCAAACGGTGGAATATTTGTAGCAAACGAATATTCCGATTCTTTTTTAGCGGAAGTGAAGAAGTTCCCTGGAATCGCTGACGCGGACCTCGCGAAGGTTGTCACAACCGATAAAAAATATGAGTTCGGAACTGGCGCGGGGAAAAAATACAAACTCGCTGTTTACGATTACGGTGTGAAGACAAACATTCTTAGGCTCTTGGACGCGGCCGGTTTTGCAGTTTCAGTTTATCCTGCTCAAACTCCAGCTTCCGAAATTATGAAAGATGGCGTGGACGCATTCTTTCTTTCCAATGGTCCGGGAGATCCTGCGGCTTGTACTTATGCAATCGATTCCACAAAAGCTATATTAGAAAATAATTATCCTCTTTTCGGCATCTGCTTAGGTCATCAGATCATCGGCCTGACACTAGGGAAGAAAACCGAGAAAATGAAATTCGGTCATAGAGGCGGGAACCAGCCTGTCAAAAGTTTGGAGACAGGAAAAGTGGAGATCACTTCTCAAAACCATGGCTTTGCTGTGGTAGCAGAGTCTTCCGAAAAAGAACCGATTTCTTTTATCAATTTAAATGATGATACCGTAGAAGGTATTTTGAAATCAGGTTATCCTCTTCTGTCAGTTCAATACCATCCGGAAAGTTCTCCAGGTCCGAATGACAGTAGATATTTATTTCAGAAGTTCTACAATTTAGTGGATTCTACTAAGAAGAAGTAAGCTTTGCTTACTTCTTTCCTTTTCGCAAAGCACTCAATATACTATTTTAGCTTTTCCAAATACTTGGCGAGGTTGCCGATATGTTGTTTTCCACCTTCAATCGCACCGTATTTTTCGTTCACTCTTTCTAATTCTTCCTTGCTCGGGAAGATCTGTTCCATTGTAAGATTCGTGCCTTCTCCAACTTCTTCAAATATGATCTTAGATTCGAAATGAACGTCATGATCGCCTTCTCCATCACCGAGATGTTTATAAATAATATAACGGGGTTCTTTGATATCTGTGAATTGGATCTTGTTTTTATAATCATGTCCATCAGGCCCATGCATGATAAATTCCCAAATCCCGCCGTTGGTAAAATCCATATTCTTCGTAGTTAATGTAAATCCGTCCGGACCCCACCATTCGGAAAGATGATCCGGCATTGACCAAACTTCGAAGAGAAGTTCTGCGGGAACATCAAAGTATCTCTTATAAATAACCTTGTTACCTTCGACAATTGTTTCTACGTTATTTTTTAACACGGGCTCTCTCCTTTTTTATCTTCATAACATATCGATCCAGTTTATCCAGACGCCTATTCCATAGATCGATTATATCCAGTATCCAATCTTCCATTTCATTAATACTTGATCCGTTGAGACTATAAATACGCTTTTGAGCTTCCTTCTTCATATTGAGGACTTTAGCGCTCTTTAATACTTTTAAGTGATGAGAAATGGCGGGTGGGGTAATTTTAAAATTTTGTCCGATCTCGGTTGAGGTAAGTTCGCCGTTTTTGGCGACTAATCTCACAATCTCCCTTCTTGTATCGTCTGCAAGTGCAGCAAAAGCATTCATAATCCATTATTTAAACAATTATTTAATTAAGTCAATGTTTAAATAATAAACTTGAAAAATAGATACATTGTTTAAAGAATAAAGGTTGAGAAATGCGTTTTCTGAAAGCAACGCCGGAATTCGAAGGATTGTTGGATTTGAGGTTGTTAGAGGTATTTTAAAGATATCGTCGATGTTGGAATTCCAACATACTGTTGGGAGAAGGGATCTAATTGACAGATTAGGGGATTTGTGATAGGCGTGTAAACGCTCTCCCACGGGCCACTCCCCCCACCCGAACTTGGGCGGGGGCAATCTTATAACCGCTGTAGGAGCTCCTACAGCTCTATCTTGACAAACAAAATCAGGATTCTTCTATCAGTTCCAACATTCTTTCTTTTTCTCTGGTATCTGCAGGATAACAAAGAGTTTGGTTGGCTGTAGAAGTCTGGAAGTCTTTGTTCTTTCTATCCAATTCTACAATTCTATTCCTGATCTTACGAACTACGATCTGCGTTTCTTCTCTATCTTTTCCATCCAGAACTACAACGTATTTTCCTTGGCCGACTCTGTAGCAATAATCCGTTTCTCCCAAATTTTCTTGGATGGATGCTCTGAGCTCTTCGCAATAATGTGCAAAAAATCCAGCTCCTTTTATACGCACCATTCTGGTTGCATTTTGGACTTTGAAAACCGTTAGGCTGAAAGGGGTTCCTATTTTAGAGGCTCTTGAAATAGCCTCATCTATCCTGGATTCCACGGGACTGAATGGATCCCTGAATACCGCATCTCTTTCCTCTAACATTAGTAAATTAGAAAGTACTGGAGAAGCTATTTCAGAAATTCCAACTGCGGTCTCTCGATCCGTATCCGTCCAAGGTCTTTCTGTTTCGTGGATGAATAACATTCCAACAAGCCAGTTCAGATTCAAGAACGGAAGAATGTCGAAATCATGCATAAGTCCGATCTCGTCATTGGATAATTGCGATAATAGTTCCGGGTTCTTTCTGAAATTAGCGATCCGGAATACTCCCGGCACATTAGAAACTATCCCGACTAAGTTAGAATCCAATCCCAATCTAAATTTTCCGGAAGTGTCCGGTGTAAGAAGGTTCGTTCCGAATACTTTGTATTCTTTCCTGGTACTTCGATCTAAAAGAAGGAAACTCCAGCGCCTTAATCCGAGTTCTTTCTTTAATACTTCTACAAGATAATCGTATGCCTCATCCATATCACGGACTCCGGCCAGGTCTCTTGCAGTCGCAAGTATTCTTTCGTTACTTTTGACTACTTGGTTCAGTCGATCGTTTTCCTGGTGGAGCGCCTCCAAATCCATGATCCTTCTCAATACGGATCCGGCCATTTCTCCAACGATCTTCAAGAACTCTAAGTCTTCGATCGTATAGTCTTCGCCCGCTACAGTTTTGCTTAATATTATAATTCCATAAAACTCGTCGTAACTACGGATTGGAACAAGCATCTCCGCTTCCGTTTTTTCCAGGATCTCTTTTTCCTTTTTAGGAGGAGAATGTTTCAAGATCTCTTTTGCATAAACGACGGAAGGAGTTTTCAAGGCAGCTTGGTAACTTTCGTCCCCTACTTCTAAAACCCAATCAGGATCAGCGCCTATTCCTTGAGCCTCCACAACTCTAAGTACGTCGTATTCTCCATTTGTGGACGAGAAGACTACTATGGATTCCGCGCCAATTTGACCTTGGATGGAAAAGCATAAATTCTCGAAGAAGTTAGTAAAATCTTTGGAAGCAGATATCTCTTTAGAAATTTCAAATGCAGATAGATAGTTCTCCAATTTTTTGCGAGACGCAATCTGCAGATCGATAGGCATTGTAGAATAATCGGAATCGTCATCAAATAAGAACTGAGCATTCTCCGTATCTTTTTGCTCCTTGCTAATGGAACGACCTGCTTCTTGACTTGCTTGGTTCTCTGCATCCTTGACCCAATCATCGAATGGATCTTTAATCGCATCCGGTTTGGAAAGCCCCGAAGGAAAATCCTCTTCTTTTGCTTCTTCTGCTTTAGATAATAATCCTTTACTATGAGTTTCTTCCGGAAGTTCCCCAAAGTCTGCACCTAGATCGGAATCTTCTAATCCTAATCCAAGATCGGGATCTACTTCAAAATTGGATTCATCTTCTGAAGAAGAACCGAAGTCTACAGACGAAAGATCGAAATCGCTATTAGTTTCTTCTCCGAAACTTTCCTCGCCAAAAGCGGAATTCGGAAAGGAAACTTCTGCATCGGGATCTTTTCCTCCGAATGTGTTACTCGAAGTGTCTGCTCCGAAATCGATATCTCCAAAATCCGCGGAAGGAGAATCAAAACTAAAATCATCTTCGGAGGAAGTAGTGGCGGTTGCAGGTTCAAAACTGGTTGGATCTTCGTAAGCGGAAGTTGCCTTCTCTTTTCTTCCGCCAAAATCCATAGCCTTTTCCAAAAGACCTTTGGCTCTTACGGCCATGGACTTTTTTAAAAGAGAAGGTTTTTCTCCTCCGGAAACTGCGACCGAAGATGTTTTAGCTCCGGATTCCAAATTCCCGGAACGAATGAGACGAGTGACCTTGTCCAGTAAACCCATCGTCAAACGCCGATTTGTTTCATTAATTTCTTATAAAGTTCGAAATAGTCGGAACGGGAGAAGTCACGGATCATTTCGTCCGGAAGATTTCCGAGTAGCTCATCCAAATAAAGAAGAATTCGTTTCATCTCATCTTGAGTCGGAATTGGCTCGCCGGTTTCCGGTTCTTCTGCGGCGGCTCCTGCTTGGCGGATCTCTTCCAAAGGAGAAAGTTCATCCTCATCTGCATACTCATCCAAGATAAAGTTCAGTTCCGACTCCGGAGCTAATCTTTCTATCGTTGGGACGATTTCCCCACCTATATTTTCTTCAAAATCTAAACCTGAAATTTGAATATCGTCTTCGAAAGAGCCTAACGCATTTAAGTCGTTTGCTTCAGGAGGAGAAGATAATAACGAATCTAAATCCTCAGAATCAACTTCCGGTGGAGTTTCGTCGGAAAGTAGGTTTCCTAATTCATCATTGGATAATGTGATCGGCTCGTCTGCTTCTTCTCCCAGATCCCAATCAGAAGGTGCAGATACTGCGCTCTCTTCTCCGGTTCCAAGATCGTTTAGGTCCGCAACAGGCCCGTCCCAGTCTATATCATACTCGGAAGATACGTCAGGCGTCCCAATATCGTCTAACTCGTTAATTGGAAGCGAGATTGGTTCATCTGAATCTTCCATTAGATCCGAAGCAGCAGTTTCAACTTCAGGCTCTTCTTCCAATAAATGTCCTAATTCATCTTCAGAAAGTGCGATTGGTTCATCAGCTTCCGTATCTAAACTGAAGTCTCCGAATTCTACAGGTGCAGCATCGTCATGTTCTAAAGGTGGAGCATCGGCAAATATATCCGCATCGGAAGATTCTTCTTCTCCGGAAGACAATAGGTCTCCCAATTCATCGTCTGAGAGAGCGATAGGCTCGTCTTCTTCCGAATCTAAAGAGGAAACCGATTCTTCTCCTCCGGAGAGCAAGTTACCTAATTCATCATCTGAAAGCGCAATCGGTTCGTTATCGTCTAAGTCGGAGGAAAGATCTAAAGAAGTTCCGGTATGCTCCGCTTCTTCTTCTGTTCCGGAAGATAATAAGTTTCCAAGCTCATCGTCTGAAAGTGCGATCGGTTCGTCCGGATCGGAAGTCTCGGAAAAGAAATCTTTTTCGGAAGTTTCCGTAGGAGAAAAATCCAATGAATCAGAGTCGGAACTTCCTAAAATATCCTCATCGCTCGCGGAAGTGAAGTCTCCTAAAGATTCTTCGAACGCTTTTTCTTCCGACCTGGCGTTGTCTTCGAAGTCTTCGAGATCTAATCCGGTATCGAGTGGATTTTCTTCTTCCCCTATTCCGAAATTATCAAAATCGGAAACAGGAAGAGAAATGGATTCTTCTTCCCCACCAAATTCGTCTTTAGTTTCCGCCGGCTCGGAATCAAAATTAAAATCACTTAGATCAAGCTCTGAAGAATCCGCGCCTTCTTCCATTCCAAACTCAGACTCTGCTGTAGGAGCTCCTACAGAATCTAGGTCGTCTAGTTGGATGCTTTCAATTTCATCCTCATCTCCTGAGGATAATAAATTACCAAGCTCATCATCTGAGAGCGCGATCGGTTCGTTGGCCTCTTCTTCCATGTCCAAATCGGAAGAAGTATGTTCTTCGGAGACGGAACCAATATCCAGGTCGCCGAAATCTCCCATCTCATCGAAAGAATTTTTATTTTCTAAAGAAGTGCCATCCCCTCCTAAGAGGTGATCCAATTCATCTGTGGAAAGTGCGATGTCTTTTTCTTCTTCGCCTTCGAAATTAATGTCTTCGGTCAATTCGGAAGAAGGCATAGAGATATCGTCTCCGCCCAAGTCCCCGAATCCTTCTTCTTCCATGTTCGGACTGAAGTCCTCTGCCATGATATCGTCTAACTCGTGTTCGGAGAGTGAAATTGGGCCTTCGTCATCGGAAACTATTTCGTCTTCGAATGTTTTAGCACTGGATTCTTCGGGAACGGAAGTTTCTTCCTCGTCCATGGAGAAGTCCGCCAGATTGGAACCTATATCAATATTATGTAATTCATCATCCGAAAGTGAGATCGGTGTCTCATCGTCCAAATCCGCGTCGGAAAGTCCCACTACTTCGTCTTGGTCGGAAGAATCCCCTCCCCAATCGAATGGTTGATCGTCTGAATGAAATGCGGAAGAAGGAACCTCTCCCGGCTGAGAAAAATCTCCCAAGTCTAAAGAACCTAGATCTCCAAATGCTTCCTCATGATTTTCAGAAGAAGTAGGAGATGATTCCTTCCAAGAAGGAGCAGAGGAAGAAGACGTTGGAGGAGAATTCAAATCATCGTCAATGTCTAGAAGTCTATCGATCTCAGCATCGATCATTGGATCTGTGAGTTCGAAATCGAAGTCCTCGTCCA
The window above is part of the Leptospira hartskeerlii genome. Proteins encoded here:
- a CDS encoding GAF domain-containing protein yields the protein MGLLDKVTRLIRSGNLESGAKTSSVAVSGGEKPSLLKKSMAVRAKGLLEKAMDFGGRKEKATSAYEDPTSFEPATATTSSEDDFSFDSPSADFGDIDFGADTSSNTFGGKDPDAEVSFPNSAFGEESFGEETNSDFDLSSVDFGSSSEDESNFEVDPDLGLGLEDSDLGADFGELPEETHSKGLLSKAEEAKEEDFPSGLSKPDAIKDPFDDWVKDAENQASQEAGRSISKEQKDTENAQFLFDDDSDYSTMPIDLQIASRKKLENYLSAFEISKEISASKDFTNFFENLCFSIQGQIGAESIVVFSSTNGEYDVLRVVEAQGIGADPDWVLEVGDESYQAALKTPSVVYAKEILKHSPPKKEKEILEKTEAEMLVPIRSYDEFYGIIILSKTVAGEDYTIEDLEFLKIVGEMAGSVLRRIMDLEALHQENDRLNQVVKSNERILATARDLAGVRDMDEAYDYLVEVLKKELGLRRWSFLLLDRSTRKEYKVFGTNLLTPDTSGKFRLGLDSNLVGIVSNVPGVFRIANFRKNPELLSQLSNDEIGLMHDFDILPFLNLNWLVGMLFIHETERPWTDTDRETAVGISEIASPVLSNLLMLEERDAVFRDPFSPVESRIDEAISRASKIGTPFSLTVFKVQNATRMVRIKGAGFFAHYCEELRASIQENLGETDYCYRVGQGKYVVVLDGKDREETQIVVRKIRNRIVELDRKNKDFQTSTANQTLCYPADTREKERMLELIEES
- a CDS encoding SRPBCC family protein yields the protein MLKNNVETIVEGNKVIYKRYFDVPAELLFEVWSMPDHLSEWWGPDGFTLTTKNMDFTNGGIWEFIMHGPDGHDYKNKIQFTDIKEPRYIIYKHLGDGEGDHDVHFESKIIFEEVGEGTNLTMEQIFPSKEELERVNEKYGAIEGGKQHIGNLAKYLEKLK
- the carA gene encoding glutamine-hydrolyzing carbamoyl-phosphate synthase small subunit — translated: MKAFLVLENGDVYEGESFGYETQSVGEIVFNTSMAGYQEILTDPSYANQIVTLTYPMIGNYGIHPENMESGKIQASGMIVKEYVDRPSNFKAQKTLSQFLKDYKIPGIQGIDTRKLTRFIRTNGAPNGGIFVANEYSDSFLAEVKKFPGIADADLAKVVTTDKKYEFGTGAGKKYKLAVYDYGVKTNILRLLDAAGFAVSVYPAQTPASEIMKDGVDAFFLSNGPGDPAACTYAIDSTKAILENNYPLFGICLGHQIIGLTLGKKTEKMKFGHRGGNQPVKSLETGKVEITSQNHGFAVVAESSEKEPISFINLNDDTVEGILKSGYPLLSVQYHPESSPGPNDSRYLFQKFYNLVDSTKKK
- a CDS encoding metalloregulator ArsR/SmtB family transcription factor — protein: MNAFAALADDTRREIVRLVAKNGELTSTEIGQNFKITPPAISHHLKVLKSAKVLNMKKEAQKRIYSLNGSSINEMEDWILDIIDLWNRRLDKLDRYVMKIKKERARVKK